From the genome of Vibrio porteresiae DSM 19223, one region includes:
- the hypD gene encoding hydrogenase formation protein HypD yields the protein MSDSSQLYAAYRQPQVVQALAEKIALRATELTQPLYIMEVCGGHTHTIMKYGLKQLLPDNLHFVHGPGCPVCVMPKERIDQAIALAMTDGVILVCLGDMIRVPGSKLSLAQCRAKGGKVEPVYDPMDTLKIAEQNPDKKVVFFAIGFETTTPMTAVLVDLAEKRGLSNLYFHINHVLVPPAMHVVMADQQTPVNAFIGPSHVSTITGAKIYQPIVDQHHIPIVVAGFEPVDVLESVLMLVEQAVERAARLDIQYKRVVSMAGNMAAQKLIEKIFTVRESFNWRGLGPIPNSALRLRDEYAHRDAELEFKAILPTHAVADHKACRCGDILRGLATPADCKVFGKACTPTRPMGSCMVSSEGACNAYYRYAGIMEETLS from the coding sequence ATGAGTGATAGCAGCCAACTTTATGCCGCCTATCGTCAGCCGCAAGTAGTGCAAGCTTTGGCTGAGAAAATCGCGCTTCGAGCGACTGAGCTCACGCAGCCACTGTACATCATGGAGGTATGCGGTGGGCATACCCATACCATCATGAAATATGGTTTAAAACAGTTGCTGCCCGATAACCTCCATTTTGTTCACGGTCCCGGCTGTCCTGTTTGTGTAATGCCAAAAGAGCGTATCGATCAGGCGATAGCTTTGGCGATGACTGATGGGGTTATTCTGGTGTGTCTTGGCGATATGATTCGCGTGCCTGGTTCGAAATTATCTTTGGCACAATGTCGCGCCAAAGGTGGAAAGGTTGAGCCGGTTTACGACCCGATGGATACCCTTAAAATCGCTGAGCAAAATCCCGATAAGAAAGTGGTGTTCTTTGCCATCGGGTTTGAAACCACCACACCCATGACGGCGGTGTTAGTCGATTTGGCAGAAAAACGTGGCTTATCCAATCTCTATTTTCATATTAACCATGTGCTCGTTCCGCCTGCGATGCATGTGGTGATGGCCGACCAACAAACACCAGTCAATGCCTTTATTGGTCCCTCTCATGTGAGCACCATTACGGGCGCAAAAATTTATCAGCCGATTGTGGATCAGCACCATATTCCGATTGTGGTCGCAGGGTTTGAACCTGTTGATGTATTGGAGTCGGTATTGATGCTGGTGGAGCAAGCGGTTGAACGTGCTGCACGCCTTGATATTCAGTACAAACGTGTGGTGTCGATGGCAGGGAACATGGCAGCCCAAAAGCTCATCGAGAAGATATTCACAGTGCGCGAATCCTTCAATTGGCGAGGCTTAGGTCCGATTCCTAACTCAGCGCTACGTTTGCGCGATGAATACGCACACCGCGATGCAGAACTGGAATTTAAAGCCATTTTGCCCACTCACGCGGTGGCGGATCATAAAGCGTGTCGCTGCGGCGATATCTTACGTGGTTTAGCGACCCCAGCCGATTGCAAAGTGTTTGGAAAAGCGTGTACACCAACTCGGCCTATGGGCAGTTGTATGGTGAGTTCTGAAGGGGCTTGTAATGCCTATTATCGTTATGCCGGAATTATGGAGGAAACCCTGTCATGA
- the hypE gene encoding hydrogenase expression/formation protein HypE, translating to MSRPQQVQLSHGGGGREMNEFIHEIFFRRFENPFLKAEDAATLTLNGQVAMTTDSFTVEPLFFAGGNIGSLAIAGTTNDLAMVAAQPKYLTCSFILEEGFAFSELEQIVDTMSQEIVPTGAVIVCGDTKVVPKGCADKVFINTTGVGEILLPNVSASQLQVGDVLLVSRDIGRHGACVLAARESLRLESEIKSDCATLWPVVSQLISSGITPHAMRDATRGGLSAVLNEWCQSSNVQMRLQEQAIPVDAAVKGVCELFGFEPYDLANEGTFIIAVPAEQAAMTLDVLQRFQPQAAIIGEVVAGSPAKPVLCSPWGSKRYLDFPVGELLPRIC from the coding sequence ATGAGTCGTCCACAACAGGTGCAACTAAGCCACGGTGGTGGCGGACGGGAGATGAATGAGTTCATCCATGAGATTTTCTTTCGTCGTTTTGAAAACCCATTTTTGAAAGCAGAAGATGCGGCAACCTTAACCCTCAATGGTCAAGTAGCGATGACCACCGATAGCTTTACCGTTGAGCCGCTATTTTTTGCAGGTGGCAACATTGGTTCGTTGGCAATTGCAGGAACCACCAACGATTTGGCGATGGTCGCAGCACAGCCTAAATATCTGACTTGTAGCTTTATTCTGGAAGAAGGTTTTGCCTTTAGTGAGTTAGAACAAATCGTCGATACCATGTCGCAAGAGATTGTACCCACCGGTGCAGTGATCGTCTGTGGCGATACCAAAGTGGTGCCTAAAGGCTGCGCCGATAAAGTGTTTATCAACACCACAGGGGTGGGCGAGATTCTGTTACCGAACGTATCGGCAAGCCAGCTTCAAGTGGGTGATGTGTTATTGGTATCACGCGATATTGGTCGCCATGGTGCTTGTGTGCTGGCCGCTCGTGAATCCCTGCGTTTAGAAAGTGAGATTAAAAGTGACTGTGCCACGCTTTGGCCGGTCGTAAGTCAATTGATCAGCAGCGGTATTACGCCACATGCGATGCGTGATGCCACACGCGGTGGGTTATCCGCCGTGCTCAATGAATGGTGTCAAAGTTCCAATGTGCAGATGCGTTTGCAAGAACAAGCCATTCCTGTGGATGCCGCAGTGAAAGGCGTGTGCGAACTCTTTGGTTTTGAACCATATGATTTGGCCAATGAAGGCACCTTTATTATCGCGGTTCCTGCGGAGCAAGCGGCGATGACACTCGACGTGTTACAACGTTTTCAGCCGCAAGCGGCCATCATCGGTGAAGTGGTGGCGGGTAGCCCTGCTAAACCTGTGCTGTGCAGCCCATGGGGAAGTAAGCGGTATCTTGATTTCCCGGTTGGGGAATTGCTGCCACGGATTTGCTAG
- the hypA gene encoding hydrogenase maturation nickel metallochaperone HypA yields MHELSISLKTVDIVVEQARKHRVNKVTGLTLSIGALSCIEPDALRTGIEFASRETVAEGARLSIEMVPASGTCLDCGSHVGISSHMDACPKCNSYNIRVETGEELQIKNIEVE; encoded by the coding sequence ATGCATGAATTATCCATTAGTTTAAAAACAGTCGACATCGTCGTTGAACAGGCGCGTAAGCATCGCGTTAATAAGGTGACGGGGTTAACTTTGAGTATTGGTGCGCTCTCTTGTATCGAACCTGATGCTCTGCGTACTGGGATTGAGTTTGCTAGCCGTGAAACGGTGGCAGAAGGGGCGCGGTTATCGATTGAAATGGTGCCTGCCAGTGGTACGTGTTTGGATTGTGGCAGTCACGTTGGTATCAGTAGTCATATGGATGCGTGTCCTAAGTGCAATAGCTACAACATCAGAGTCGAAACGGGTGAAGAGCTCCAGATTAAAAATATCGAGGTAGAATAG